The Parus major isolate Abel chromosome Z, Parus_major1.1, whole genome shotgun sequence genome has a window encoding:
- the PGAP4 gene encoding transmembrane protein 246 — translation MLNRAWQLCGKWCRWSSPFIHLLTLTVVTFAVLAPLICHRLLHSYFYLRRWHLNPMSQEFLEQNQQEGQDALHYFEKMQMPNASEVSGSEAFQPVLLITIKYLQGLHCHQGFAKDTALYSLLRGKGENAFVVEPNLVRHVGMYSSLRLNSNPKLL, via the exons ATGTTAAACCgagcctggcagctctgtgggaagTGGTGCCGTTGGTCCAGCCCTTTCATCCACCTCCTCACCCTGACTGTGGTGACttttgctgtgctggcacctTTGATCTGCCACCGGCTCCTCCACTCTTACTTCTACCTGCGGCGCTGGCACCTGAACCCCATGAGCCAGGAGTTCCTGGAACAGAACCAGCAGGAGGGTCAGGATGCCCTCCATTATTTTGAGAAGATGCAGATGCCAAATGCCTCTGAGGTGTCTGGCAGTGAAGCcttccagcctgtgctgctgatcACCATTA AATAcctgcaggggctgcactgCCACCAGGGCTTCGCCAAGGACACTGCCCTCTACTCACTGCTGCGGGGCAAGGGCGAGAACGCCTTTGTGGTGGAGCCCAACCTGGTGCGGCACGTGGGGATGTACTCCAGCCTCCGACTGAACAGCAACCCAAAactgctgtga